Proteins from a genomic interval of Fluviispira vulneris:
- a CDS encoding patatin-like phospholipase family protein produces MSDKFSGFKEYRVMYVGVERLIESLKHDFLNAGARNLDQQKSNSFSVSSYVLRRLALAANAFPGATINFYTDVYQLAHELPVFDADLIILDERLVQDEIEPNQNELFEIEKEEEKLNQDDMNVLHSSKTTFEQKDQKIAVTFENLKSAIEKFTPRGFHYTMRRVVVVLPNSAKTTNREFRLSLANVRAVIIDPPDSVELFLIATRQLYDFRLNHKKTSICISGGGLEGYIYSIGVVNAIDNCLLDRECGDFDIFCGVSSGAIVSSTLAVGVHSDDLVKQIYRKHTSLEPLGLNTVFDPAGAEIFRRVFDFIRAFSTFDSAELVSRLQNSVPTGFFKGEKLKKFFERQMRHFGIEDSMAHLKKELYISVTDQDTGENIVFGEEPWKDIRISQAVRASTALPPFYLPERIKGHWFTDGQLTSASDFNTAIRNGAGLVVYIDPMVPYTSNQPGAVMKKGGYFTLVQAVKSLVQTRSSSMLMHSMDNNPDVDFVIFKPTDEVMEAMAGNPMKYYIRTELVDLGYRCTISQVLASYDAIAHKFAKHGFALKSKKLIQELLN; encoded by the coding sequence GTGTCTGACAAATTTTCAGGATTTAAAGAATATAGAGTTATGTATGTAGGCGTTGAACGTCTTATTGAATCATTGAAACACGATTTTTTAAATGCCGGCGCACGCAACCTCGATCAACAGAAAAGTAATTCTTTCTCAGTTTCATCGTATGTATTGAGAAGACTTGCTTTGGCTGCCAACGCTTTTCCTGGGGCAACAATTAATTTTTATACCGATGTTTATCAACTCGCACATGAACTTCCCGTATTCGATGCAGACTTAATTATACTTGATGAACGCCTCGTTCAAGATGAAATTGAACCCAATCAAAATGAATTGTTTGAAATTGAAAAAGAAGAAGAAAAATTAAATCAAGATGACATGAATGTTTTGCATTCATCAAAAACTACATTTGAACAAAAAGATCAAAAAATTGCTGTTACTTTTGAGAATTTAAAATCCGCAATTGAAAAATTTACTCCAAGAGGATTTCATTACACCATGCGGCGTGTGGTCGTTGTGTTACCTAATTCTGCAAAGACAACAAATCGAGAGTTTCGTTTAAGTCTTGCAAATGTTCGAGCAGTTATTATTGATCCACCTGACTCGGTCGAATTATTTTTAATTGCAACTCGGCAGTTGTATGATTTTCGCCTCAATCATAAAAAAACAAGTATATGTATATCTGGTGGAGGCCTTGAAGGATATATTTATTCTATCGGTGTCGTTAATGCAATTGATAACTGTTTACTTGATCGTGAGTGTGGTGATTTTGATATTTTCTGTGGGGTTTCATCTGGAGCAATTGTTTCAAGCACTCTCGCAGTTGGTGTGCATTCGGACGATCTCGTTAAACAAATATATAGAAAGCACACGAGTCTCGAACCTCTAGGCTTAAATACCGTATTTGATCCTGCAGGCGCTGAAATATTTCGTCGCGTTTTCGACTTTATCAGAGCATTTTCAACTTTTGACTCTGCAGAACTTGTCAGCCGATTACAAAATTCAGTACCGACTGGTTTTTTTAAAGGTGAAAAATTAAAAAAGTTTTTTGAAAGACAAATGCGCCATTTTGGTATTGAAGACAGCATGGCTCATTTAAAAAAAGAATTATATATTAGCGTAACAGATCAAGATACAGGTGAAAATATTGTTTTTGGAGAAGAACCTTGGAAAGATATTCGAATCAGTCAAGCAGTTCGAGCAAGCACAGCTTTGCCTCCATTTTATTTACCAGAAAGAATAAAAGGACATTGGTTTACTGATGGCCAATTAACGAGTGCTTCTGATTTCAATACTGCAATTCGTAACGGTGCAGGTCTCGTGGTATATATTGACCCAATGGTACCTTATACAAGCAATCAGCCTGGTGCAGTTATGAAAAAGGGTGGATATTTTACCTTGGTTCAAGCAGTAAAAAGTCTAGTCCAGACAAGATCAAGTTCAATGTTAATGCATTCAATGGATAATAATCCCGATGTAGATTTTGTTATTTTCAAACCTACAGATGAAGTTATGGAAGCTATGGCTGGAAATCCCATGAAATATTATATTCGCACAGAGCTTGTTGATTTAGGTTATCGTTGTACAATTTCTCAAGTATTAGCATCGTATGATGCAATTGCACATAAGTTTGCAAAACATGGTTTTGCATTAAAATCAAAAAAACTCATACAAGAACTCTTAAACTGA
- a CDS encoding THUMP domain-containing class I SAM-dependent RNA methyltransferase, whose amino-acid sequence MITKVQHHPHSFHTDEYLASPFSRPRFFVSTSRGFEDILKEELEEICSTYEIKSNIWAGSAGCYMEGPWSACIAANLAAMCASRVLLVLAEAEVKSEEELHFIASQIDWSLIFPKELTFSVNASVSDSFVNNSMFASLRIKDAICDVFRNKVGERPNVNTENPDVKIFVRLVRRKLSISVDTTGEPLSRRGYRVGGVEAPLRESLAAALLRISGWNKLANSIWKSSEAVYLERKGVNENSGKKIPKQVLISPYFMDPMCGSGTLAIEAALAILHWKPNVRRNEFAFMDLCPDKVPEMKAALRELKTKILSNEKPLADLPVRARLYSQQNNIEVHDDILAPIRAGDILNRNIEVARDCAEEAGVGRVIAFQVKDAFMSKPHASCGIQIVNPPYGERLEEGEDLAPMYKAMGDLWKQKYPNWNAWLLTANETALKSVGLRPTRKVSVYNGSLQCKYLQYVMYPREKKAST is encoded by the coding sequence ATGATAACAAAGGTACAGCATCATCCCCATAGTTTTCACACCGATGAGTATTTAGCTTCCCCTTTTTCTCGCCCTCGTTTTTTTGTTTCAACTTCAAGAGGATTTGAAGATATTCTGAAAGAAGAACTCGAAGAAATATGCTCAACTTATGAAATAAAATCAAATATTTGGGCAGGCTCTGCAGGCTGTTACATGGAAGGACCTTGGAGTGCGTGTATAGCTGCTAATCTAGCGGCTATGTGTGCAAGTCGTGTGCTTTTAGTACTAGCTGAAGCTGAAGTCAAAAGTGAAGAGGAACTTCATTTTATCGCCTCACAAATCGATTGGTCTCTTATATTCCCAAAAGAATTAACATTTTCTGTCAATGCCTCAGTGAGTGATTCCTTTGTCAATAACTCTATGTTTGCAAGTTTACGTATTAAAGATGCAATTTGTGATGTGTTTCGCAATAAAGTCGGTGAACGTCCAAATGTAAATACTGAAAATCCTGACGTCAAAATATTCGTCCGCCTTGTGCGGAGAAAATTGAGCATTTCTGTTGACACAACTGGTGAGCCTCTCTCACGGCGTGGCTATCGTGTGGGTGGTGTTGAAGCTCCTTTAAGAGAGTCCTTAGCGGCAGCTTTGCTCAGAATTTCTGGCTGGAATAAACTCGCAAATAGTATTTGGAAATCGAGTGAAGCCGTTTATTTAGAACGAAAGGGTGTGAATGAAAACTCGGGTAAGAAAATTCCTAAACAGGTTTTAATTTCCCCTTATTTTATGGATCCAATGTGTGGTTCAGGCACCCTTGCCATTGAAGCTGCTTTAGCTATTTTACATTGGAAACCCAATGTGCGGCGCAATGAATTTGCTTTTATGGATCTTTGTCCAGATAAAGTACCAGAAATGAAAGCTGCATTGCGTGAACTAAAAACAAAAATATTATCTAACGAAAAGCCTTTAGCAGATTTACCTGTCAGAGCTAGACTTTATTCACAACAAAACAATATTGAAGTGCATGATGATATTTTAGCACCCATTCGAGCTGGGGATATTCTCAATCGTAATATTGAAGTTGCGAGAGATTGTGCTGAAGAAGCCGGTGTGGGTCGGGTTATTGCTTTTCAAGTAAAAGATGCATTTATGAGCAAACCCCATGCATCCTGTGGTATCCAAATTGTTAACCCCCCTTATGGAGAAAGACTCGAAGAAGGTGAAGATCTTGCGCCGATGTACAAAGCGATGGGTGACCTTTGGAAACAGAAGTACCCTAATTGGAATGCTTGGCTTCTCACCGCTAATGAAACTGCTTTAAAATCAGTCGGTTTGCGTCCCACCCGAAAAGTTTCTGTATACAATGGAAGTTTGCAATGTAAGTATTTACAATATGTTATGTATCCAAGAGAAAAAAAAGCTTCGACCTGA
- a CDS encoding MotE family protein: protein MRRVLKFIFLFVLMIQQMAAQSENMPKNQTAAQSENMPKNQMAAQSENMPNIPKNELTASEAMRIRDELELIRSDVEQKLIRLEDAKKAYDKSRLDIDSQLKKIEEERRLLDETLQKEKKLKEERVKEAVEFVSKMEPRKVAPVMDNMDRDLVIALLSRLPARQVTKLLENSTPAKATQFLEYYTRIRSGREFEMLRELGLCAPYKDKNDNKGTASSP from the coding sequence ATGAGAAGAGTACTAAAATTTATTTTTCTTTTTGTTTTAATGATTCAGCAAATGGCGGCTCAGTCTGAGAATATGCCAAAAAATCAAACGGCGGCTCAGTCTGAAAATATGCCGAAAAATCAAATGGCAGCTCAGTCTGAAAATATGCCAAATATTCCAAAAAATGAACTTACTGCATCAGAAGCAATGCGGATTCGTGATGAACTTGAACTCATTCGCAGTGATGTTGAGCAAAAGTTGATACGCCTTGAAGATGCAAAAAAAGCTTATGATAAATCTCGACTTGATATAGATTCTCAGCTCAAAAAGATTGAAGAGGAAAGAAGATTGCTTGACGAAACTCTTCAAAAAGAGAAGAAACTAAAGGAGGAGCGGGTGAAAGAGGCTGTGGAGTTTGTTTCAAAAATGGAACCACGCAAAGTGGCTCCTGTTATGGACAATATGGATCGAGATCTGGTGATAGCTCTTTTGAGCCGTTTGCCTGCGCGTCAAGTCACAAAGCTCCTTGAAAACTCAACGCCCGCAAAAGCAACACAATTTTTGGAGTATTATACACGTATTCGCTCTGGCAGAGAATTTGAAATGTTAAGAGAGCTTGGTTTGTGTGCTCCATATAAGGATAAAAATGATAACAAAGGTACAGCATCATCCCCATAG
- the fliJ gene encoding flagellar export protein FliJ, whose product MNFRFSLQRILHLREQETQEAEMKVEYTKRVIEALKNMIYQERDLYFSERDELNICVKDSQIHKVTIYERSLNMRQGRIMELLDNLRSCQSDLEVYQQTLIQARRNQKIIEKLKEVKEKEFLKKEAYKEQTILDEVGNQKYLRNQFQEKGEE is encoded by the coding sequence ATGAATTTTCGTTTTTCCTTACAAAGAATATTGCACTTACGGGAACAAGAAACCCAAGAGGCGGAAATGAAAGTTGAATATACAAAGAGGGTGATCGAAGCATTAAAAAACATGATATATCAGGAAAGAGACTTATATTTTTCTGAAAGAGATGAATTGAATATTTGTGTTAAAGATTCTCAAATACATAAAGTAACAATTTATGAACGATCATTGAATATGAGACAAGGACGTATTATGGAACTTCTTGATAATTTAAGAAGTTGCCAATCAGACTTAGAAGTTTATCAACAAACACTTATACAAGCTAGAAGAAATCAAAAAATTATTGAAAAATTAAAGGAAGTAAAAGAAAAAGAATTTCTGAAAAAAGAAGCATATAAAGAACAAACTATTCTTGATGAAGTTGGTAATCAAAAATATTTGAGAAATCAATTTCAAGAGAAAGGTGAAGAATGA
- a CDS encoding FliI/YscN family ATPase → MFSNEALLKLKKKRDTQIIKDPFEKYGKVVQIVGTVIEATLTDAPLGALVRIFNRERSYAIEGEVVGFRKDKALIVPFSDPIGVCANSLVQCIEREQKILIGEHLIGRIIDGYGRPMVGEEFVGNLGSSYSIVREPLNPLTRRRISKPFDTGIRSINALLSFGEGQRIGIMAGSGVGKSVLMGMISRYSDAEINVIALIGERGREVREFLEENLGEEGLKKSVVVVSTGDQSPLSRVRAAHVGTAIAEYFRDQGKKVLLLMDSLTRVAMAQREIGLSVGEPPTTKGYTPSVFSLLPKLLERAGNSESKGSLTGIYTVLVEGDDFNDPVCDSARSILDGHINLSRSLAERNHFPSIDILSSASRVMIDIADEKHLKAVSILRDLMAEFQKNEDLINIGAYNVGMNPKLDKAMKLLPQIDAFLKQDRMLKCTFHDSLNSLHDLLGEERI, encoded by the coding sequence ATGTTTTCCAATGAAGCACTTTTAAAATTAAAAAAGAAAAGGGATACTCAAATAATAAAAGATCCTTTTGAAAAATATGGGAAAGTCGTACAAATTGTGGGAACGGTCATTGAAGCGACTTTAACCGATGCACCTCTGGGAGCGCTCGTTCGAATTTTTAATAGAGAAAGAAGCTATGCGATTGAAGGAGAAGTCGTTGGTTTTCGTAAAGATAAAGCTCTTATAGTCCCATTTTCCGATCCAATCGGAGTGTGTGCAAATTCGCTTGTTCAATGTATTGAACGAGAACAAAAAATCTTAATCGGTGAACATCTGATTGGTCGCATCATTGATGGATACGGGCGTCCGATGGTCGGTGAAGAATTTGTTGGCAATTTGGGTTCTTCCTATTCGATCGTGCGTGAGCCCCTTAATCCCTTGACACGGAGAAGAATTTCGAAACCATTTGACACTGGAATTCGATCTATCAATGCACTTTTAAGTTTTGGAGAAGGACAACGGATCGGGATCATGGCGGGTTCAGGTGTTGGTAAAAGTGTGCTTATGGGAATGATCTCTCGCTACTCCGATGCTGAAATCAACGTAATTGCGTTGATAGGGGAACGCGGTAGAGAGGTTCGAGAATTCCTAGAAGAAAACCTTGGGGAAGAGGGGCTTAAAAAAAGCGTAGTCGTCGTTTCGACAGGCGATCAATCCCCTCTCAGTCGAGTGCGAGCTGCGCATGTTGGAACAGCAATCGCTGAATATTTTAGGGATCAAGGAAAAAAAGTATTACTTTTAATGGATTCATTAACTCGCGTGGCAATGGCACAAAGAGAAATCGGATTGTCCGTTGGTGAGCCTCCGACAACAAAAGGATACACACCTTCGGTTTTTTCTTTGTTACCAAAATTATTGGAGCGAGCAGGAAACAGTGAATCTAAAGGATCCCTCACTGGCATATACACAGTATTAGTTGAGGGGGATGATTTTAATGACCCCGTTTGTGATTCTGCAAGAAGTATTCTCGATGGTCATATAAATTTATCACGCTCACTTGCTGAAAGAAATCATTTTCCATCAATAGATATTCTATCGAGTGCGAGTCGAGTTATGATTGATATTGCAGATGAAAAACATTTAAAAGCGGTTTCTATTTTACGAGATCTTATGGCAGAGTTTCAAAAAAATGAAGATTTAATAAATATTGGTGCTTACAATGTTGGTATGAATCCAAAGCTTGATAAAGCAATGAAACTTCTTCCTCAAATCGATGCTTTTTTAAAACAAGATAGAATGTTGAAATGCACTTTTCATGATTCTCTGAACTCTTTACATGATTTACTCGGAGAAGAGCGTATATGA
- a CDS encoding FliH/SctL family protein, translated as MVSKSGKLIKKENKKLMDTLEVEKYPWLHFNDQTVIFPDNPRKSVILQKMHDPQEMNVKITAARDFKKPLGSRAKMLLPTDMTLDFEKGRKEMEIRRRRTMMDEEEAMALELSEMEHEMEVNVNKKRNENSGADPQVKTPDKSMPVEKSNKEQELSFVPTEQQTEVKSEENIEMKTEDSTLKLKEQSEKIFNEAKNAGFNEGKEEGFTTGKKEGFEAGSRDGYLSGEERGMAAAESKYNRAFENISEVANRLSELRDSLIKQGKDIFVELTKLCCEKILKEQIKSSDASLAHLFDEILKTYTSKNSITIEMNSNDATRLRRHIEAKKEVSKIEIKENESLESGSFHVESDTGVSFVDLKKSVDNIVENLKDDLFQDETQSDNIKYSGEAKKA; from the coding sequence GTGGTTTCAAAATCAGGTAAACTTATAAAAAAAGAAAATAAAAAGTTAATGGATACGCTTGAGGTTGAGAAATATCCTTGGCTGCATTTTAATGATCAAACCGTTATATTTCCTGATAACCCTCGTAAAAGTGTCATTTTACAAAAAATGCATGATCCGCAAGAGATGAACGTTAAAATCACAGCAGCCCGAGATTTTAAAAAACCGCTGGGCAGTCGTGCAAAGATGCTTCTGCCTACAGATATGACCTTGGATTTTGAAAAGGGTCGAAAAGAAATGGAAATTCGCAGAAGACGTACCATGATGGATGAGGAAGAGGCAATGGCTCTCGAACTGTCTGAAATGGAACATGAGATGGAAGTCAATGTGAATAAAAAGAGAAATGAAAATTCAGGAGCTGATCCGCAGGTAAAAACTCCTGACAAAAGTATGCCAGTGGAAAAAAGTAACAAAGAACAAGAGCTCAGTTTTGTTCCAACAGAGCAACAAACAGAAGTTAAAAGTGAAGAAAATATTGAAATGAAAACTGAAGACAGCACTTTAAAATTAAAGGAACAAAGTGAAAAGATATTTAATGAAGCCAAAAATGCAGGTTTTAACGAAGGTAAAGAAGAAGGATTTACCACTGGCAAAAAAGAAGGATTTGAAGCTGGATCACGTGATGGGTATCTAAGTGGTGAAGAGCGCGGAATGGCTGCTGCAGAATCTAAATATAACAGAGCATTTGAAAATATTTCCGAAGTGGCAAATAGATTATCTGAGTTACGAGATTCTTTAATTAAACAAGGTAAAGATATATTTGTTGAGTTAACAAAGTTGTGTTGTGAAAAAATACTTAAGGAGCAAATAAAATCAAGTGATGCTTCTTTAGCGCACCTTTTTGATGAAATATTGAAAACATATACTTCAAAAAATTCAATTACAATTGAAATGAACTCAAATGATGCGACTCGTTTGCGACGTCATATTGAAGCCAAAAAAGAAGTTTCAAAAATTGAAATAAAAGAAAATGAATCGCTGGAAAGCGGATCCTTTCATGTTGAAAGTGATACAGGTGTTTCTTTTGTAGATTTAAAGAAAAGTGTTGATAATATAGTTGAAAATTTAAAAGACGATCTTTTTCAAGACGAAACTCAAAGCGATAATATTAAATATTCAGGTGAAGCGAAAAAGGCGTAA
- the fliG gene encoding flagellar motor switch protein FliG — protein sequence MAIKYSGPQKAAILLLAFGEEISAEIFKHMTEFEIKRIGSAMSRLGRVDSDAIDMVMEEFYQILQSNKKYFLGSNDFTRKLIESAFKSDQANALIDELSLTSNANLESLELIDPKMLANFLRNEHPQTMALILAHLDPKKFGETLKILPESLHTELILRVASLESVSPEIIDEIDDVLRNEIQKLGNVTSSKVGGIEPIVEMLNLMDKATEENILDRLEERDPDLAENIRKLMFVFDDLIKIDDRGIQTVMREVKPEQLKLALKTASEGVKELIFKNMSQKAAENLREEMTIMGPAKISDVEQAQFAIVQVARRLNDEGKIVISASGENALV from the coding sequence GTGGCCATAAAATATTCAGGCCCTCAAAAAGCGGCTATTCTTTTACTAGCATTTGGTGAAGAGATTTCGGCAGAAATCTTCAAGCATATGACTGAGTTTGAAATCAAGCGCATCGGGAGCGCGATGAGCCGTTTGGGTCGAGTTGACAGCGATGCTATAGACATGGTCATGGAAGAGTTTTATCAAATTCTTCAATCTAATAAAAAGTATTTTTTAGGAAGTAACGACTTCACCAGAAAATTAATTGAGTCAGCATTTAAAAGTGATCAAGCAAATGCACTTATCGATGAATTGTCCTTAACATCGAATGCAAATTTAGAATCACTCGAATTGATTGATCCAAAAATGTTGGCAAATTTTTTAAGAAATGAACATCCGCAAACAATGGCCTTGATTTTAGCGCATCTTGACCCTAAGAAATTTGGCGAAACATTGAAGATTTTACCCGAAAGTTTACATACTGAATTAATCCTAAGAGTTGCTAGTTTAGAAAGTGTATCTCCAGAAATCATCGATGAGATTGATGATGTTTTACGTAACGAAATACAAAAACTAGGTAACGTAACGAGTTCAAAAGTGGGTGGAATTGAGCCAATTGTCGAAATGCTCAATCTAATGGATAAAGCAACTGAAGAAAATATTCTTGATAGACTTGAAGAAAGAGATCCTGATCTTGCAGAAAATATTCGGAAATTAATGTTTGTATTTGATGACCTTATTAAAATTGATGATCGTGGCATTCAAACTGTTATGCGCGAAGTGAAACCTGAGCAATTAAAGCTTGCATTGAAAACAGCTTCGGAAGGTGTGAAAGAGTTGATATTTAAGAATATGTCACAAAAAGCAGCCGAGAATTTACGCGAAGAAATGACGATCATGGGGCCAGCAAAAATTTCCGATGTGGAACAAGCCCAATTTGCCATAGTGCAAGTGGCTCGGCGTCTAAATGATGAAGGCAAAATAGTGATTTCTGCAAGTGGTGAAAATGCTCTCGTTTGA
- a CDS encoding ABC transporter substrate-binding protein produces MFKFISFFIKKLFYILLIQFFFIQYANAEIPPDIKKIISRGKIIVALKTGNYPPFFYEDEKKKLKGYDIDIAQDIAKNLGVSLEFNRNANTFADVIKLVENDSADLAISAISSTLSRGISVNFSEPYLFPNQSLIVNRLLEIKIRNNTEVDKEFLKIAVLKNSAYEDYVKNNLNNIDVLLKNATIVKYDDLESALTDVISGKILSLFVDEIYANYIIKNRKLANIYVRRKIIEGELDPISIVVNWHNPNLLNWVNLYVNRMKYDGKNKYLAQKYLKEIK; encoded by the coding sequence ATGTTTAAATTTATCTCGTTCTTTATCAAAAAATTATTCTATATCTTATTAATCCAATTTTTTTTCATTCAGTATGCAAATGCTGAAATTCCTCCAGATATCAAAAAAATTATTTCCCGAGGGAAAATCATTGTTGCTCTCAAAACAGGAAATTATCCCCCTTTTTTTTACGAAGATGAAAAGAAAAAACTTAAGGGTTATGACATTGACATAGCTCAAGATATTGCGAAAAACCTTGGGGTTAGCCTGGAATTTAATCGCAACGCAAATACTTTTGCTGATGTGATTAAACTTGTGGAAAATGATTCTGCTGACCTTGCAATAAGTGCCATAAGCTCTACACTTTCACGTGGAATTTCCGTCAACTTTTCCGAACCCTATTTATTTCCAAATCAATCTCTCATTGTTAATCGACTGCTTGAAATTAAAATCCGTAATAATACAGAAGTTGATAAAGAATTTTTAAAAATTGCTGTACTCAAAAACTCTGCCTATGAAGATTATGTAAAAAATAATTTAAACAATATTGATGTGCTTTTAAAAAACGCAACTATCGTTAAATATGACGATTTAGAAAGTGCTTTGACCGATGTGATCAGTGGAAAAATCTTATCGCTATTCGTCGATGAAATTTATGCAAATTATATTATTAAAAACAGAAAACTCGCCAATATCTACGTCCGCAGAAAGATAATAGAAGGTGAGTTAGACCCGATCTCAATTGTTGTAAATTGGCATAATCCAAATCTTTTAAATTGGGTGAACCTCTATGTAAACAGAATGAAATACGATGGTAAGAATAAATATCTTGCACAAAAATATTTGAAAGAAATAAAATGA
- a CDS encoding dicarboxylate/amino acid:cation symporter: protein MIKKIKKILLNHWTIFISMFLGAIFGIFAPVAAKKIAFLGDMYLGFLQITVIPIMISALICSFYNIFHSSDSVYYLKRLIIIFFSCMIAVTFMSVFLSIIFSPGSNLSTNAVQLLSNGINNSETVIKNYTPGSVSHGSFVAYIENIIPTNIVKSIYERKDISILLFSILLGIALGITESPNVKVAVAFFDAIFLAFLKMVDILMYFLPFGIFFLISGFLSNVGLQTLKALFDLIALIFATVITFFIAFSIIIARMQKKPVFTCLKNLKNSYLIAFGTSSSFAAMPAAMLALTQDFKVNKQSVELVMPLGVSLFKPGVMIRSIAIAIFLMNLYQIPISFSSIATLFFASWAASIASTAGPAILSATSFGIVLSPLGIPPSVGVFLLLSIEPLIDPFITMLNIQGNCAVTLMVAKKDS, encoded by the coding sequence ATGATAAAAAAGATTAAAAAAATTCTTCTTAATCATTGGACAATTTTTATCTCAATGTTTCTTGGTGCAATTTTTGGAATTTTTGCTCCCGTCGCTGCAAAAAAAATTGCATTTCTTGGAGATATGTATCTCGGATTTTTACAAATAACCGTTATACCAATTATGATTTCTGCTCTCATTTGTAGTTTTTATAATATTTTCCACTCAAGCGATTCTGTTTATTATTTAAAACGACTGATTATTATATTTTTTTCTTGCATGATTGCTGTCACATTCATGTCCGTTTTTCTAAGTATCATTTTTTCTCCGGGTAGTAATTTAAGTACAAATGCAGTACAATTATTGAGTAATGGTATAAATAATTCTGAAACTGTTATCAAAAATTATACTCCAGGAAGCGTGAGTCATGGAAGTTTTGTTGCATACATCGAAAATATTATTCCGACAAATATTGTCAAATCAATTTATGAGAGAAAAGATATTTCCATTTTATTATTTTCTATTCTCTTAGGAATTGCACTAGGCATTACGGAAAGTCCCAATGTAAAAGTTGCTGTTGCATTTTTTGATGCAATTTTTTTAGCTTTCTTAAAAATGGTAGATATTCTCATGTATTTTTTACCATTCGGTATATTCTTTTTAATTTCTGGTTTTCTATCTAACGTAGGATTGCAAACTTTAAAAGCACTCTTTGACTTAATAGCTCTCATATTTGCCACAGTGATTACATTTTTTATTGCATTTTCTATTATTATTGCGCGCATGCAAAAAAAACCTGTATTTACTTGTCTTAAAAATCTGAAAAATTCATATTTAATCGCATTTGGCACTTCGAGTAGTTTTGCCGCTATGCCTGCAGCAATGCTCGCTTTAACCCAAGATTTTAAAGTCAATAAACAAAGTGTTGAACTCGTTATGCCTCTTGGCGTCAGTTTGTTTAAACCCGGAGTGATGATACGAAGCATTGCAATTGCAATATTTCTTATGAATTTATATCAAATTCCAATAAGCTTTTCTTCAATTGCAACTCTCTTTTTTGCTAGCTGGGCAGCATCCATTGCCAGCACGGCAGGACCAGCTATTTTAAGTGCAACTTCGTTTGGAATTGTCCTATCTCCCCTAGGTATCCCGCCCTCTGTTGGAGTCTTTCTATTATTGAGCATTGAGCCTTTAATCGATCCTTTTATCACTATGCTTAATATCCAAGGGAACTGCGCAGTCACACTCATGGTTGCCAAAAAAGATTCGTAA
- a CDS encoding GNAT family N-acetyltransferase, with the protein MQVRKAVEKDFPAVYFMGHETWGQGLTIDEYSKKCSESDKYDNGQWYVLEVDKKIVSSLICYRNSFGLDAHTVGIGSVATLPEYRKRGYVSFLMHDIVSNQDHGKDARAFLLFSDIKPEFYEKFGFKILPSHLQRYKKSITMVRDMDNHFNLHEMKLEDLPVYF; encoded by the coding sequence ATGCAAGTTCGAAAAGCTGTTGAAAAAGATTTTCCTGCTGTTTATTTTATGGGTCATGAGACTTGGGGGCAGGGTTTAACAATAGATGAATATTCTAAAAAATGCAGTGAATCCGACAAATATGACAATGGTCAATGGTATGTTTTAGAAGTCGATAAAAAAATCGTCAGTTCCTTGATCTGCTATCGAAATTCATTTGGTCTCGATGCACACACAGTCGGAATAGGATCGGTTGCGACGCTGCCTGAATATAGGAAAAGAGGGTATGTTTCTTTTTTAATGCACGACATTGTTAGCAATCAAGATCACGGGAAAGATGCTCGCGCCTTTTTATTATTTTCTGATATCAAACCTGAATTCTACGAGAAATTTGGTTTTAAAATTCTACCCTCGCATTTACAAAGATATAAAAAATCCATCACGATGGTACGTGATATGGACAATCATTTTAACTTGCACGAAATGAAGCTTGAAGATCTGCCAGTGTATTTTTAA